Proteins co-encoded in one Conexivisphaerales archaeon genomic window:
- a CDS encoding ABC transporter ATP-binding protein, with the protein MASVMLKNVTKYFGRNAVVKSVNLEVRDGEFMCILGPSGSGKTTILRMIAGLEKASSGEIYVGDELINDVPPKDRDIAMVFQNYALYPHMSVRDNISLPLRIRGKSKQFIDEKIKNVSEYLQIVNLLDKKPSQLSGGEQQRVALARAIVRDPKVFLFDEPLSNLDAKLRVTARGFLKRLQKELGTTSIYVTHDQAEAMTMADRVTVIHQGVLQQTAAPGELYSRPANVFVASFVGSPPMNLIEGTIIRKDGRAYFHEKEGRFEIPLSSSPSAEKVLLGIRPEDIQVSLTPSDGSSSAASVYVQEPLGPIQYLSLDMNGLKFLCQTSSDMKISLNQLVYFRFREDKLYFFSADSGVGLYP; encoded by the coding sequence TTGGCATCTGTAATGCTGAAGAACGTGACAAAATACTTTGGCAGAAACGCTGTGGTCAAGAGTGTAAACCTTGAAGTCAGGGATGGAGAGTTCATGTGCATTCTCGGGCCTTCTGGCTCTGGCAAAACCACTATTCTCAGAATGATAGCAGGGCTCGAAAAAGCCAGCTCGGGAGAGATATACGTAGGAGACGAGCTAATTAACGATGTTCCTCCCAAGGACAGGGATATTGCGATGGTCTTCCAGAACTATGCGCTTTACCCCCATATGTCGGTAAGGGATAACATATCCCTCCCCCTGAGGATAAGGGGGAAGTCGAAGCAGTTCATAGATGAAAAGATAAAGAATGTTTCTGAATACTTGCAGATAGTCAACCTGCTAGATAAGAAGCCCTCGCAGCTCAGCGGAGGGGAGCAGCAGAGGGTGGCGCTTGCAAGAGCTATAGTCAGGGACCCCAAGGTCTTCCTCTTCGATGAACCTCTATCCAACCTGGATGCAAAACTGAGGGTCACAGCAAGAGGGTTCCTTAAGAGGCTGCAGAAGGAGCTGGGCACAACCTCGATCTACGTAACCCACGACCAGGCTGAAGCCATGACGATGGCTGACAGAGTGACTGTCATTCATCAGGGAGTGCTGCAGCAGACTGCTGCACCAGGAGAGCTCTATTCAAGACCTGCAAACGTCTTCGTTGCGAGTTTTGTAGGCAGTCCTCCGATGAACCTTATCGAAGGAACTATAATCAGGAAAGACGGCAGGGCATATTTCCATGAAAAGGAGGGAAGGTTCGAAATTCCCCTCAGCAGCTCGCCCTCTGCAGAAAAGGTGCTGCTGGGAATAAGGCCAGAAGATATTCAGGTAAGCCTCACTCCAAGTGATGGCTCTTCTTCTGCTGCAAGTGTGTACGTTCAGGAGCCTCTTGGGCCTATTCAGTACCTCAGTCTTGACATGAATGGCCTGAAATTCCTCTGCCAGACAAGTTCAGACATGAAGATATCTCTGAATCAGCTTGTCTACTTCAGGTTCAGAGAAGACAAGCTTTACTTCTTTTCAGCTGATAGCGGTGTGGGTCTTTACCCCTAA
- a CDS encoding galactose-1-phosphate uridylyltransferase produces MPQLRTDYTSRSVSLIPPNSGNPSADDSDECNYCKGKESSTPPAELVLIDRFGGIVKTSDSEEERQSDWVARVFKSPRPIIFDDPSMGYSDEPLLAEPATGSHYIVITSPRHEDAFHSAPVNQISNGLLAMQEQMKTLYQGKGISYVAAYSNYRPGKGRASHPQIELLSINRIPPTIERELEATDEVYNELSLCPMCRIVNVETGGPRQILSTDSYVAFVPWAPIHDMEFWIVPRKHQRSFLKMTQNQLKELALMMRCTIGGLVKLKSNGLNYSVSFHTAPERKQQSQYHWHIEVHPSDRPLGALEAGFGVYVMDKPPEAAAEKLGRSSRREMAELLGVK; encoded by the coding sequence TTGCCCCAGCTCAGAACAGATTACACATCCAGGTCTGTTTCACTCATACCTCCCAATTCCGGCAACCCTTCGGCAGACGACTCTGACGAATGTAACTACTGCAAGGGGAAGGAGTCAAGCACTCCTCCTGCGGAGCTGGTACTTATCGACAGATTCGGAGGTATAGTGAAGACATCCGACAGCGAGGAGGAGAGGCAGTCAGACTGGGTTGCAAGGGTATTCAAGAGTCCCAGGCCGATAATCTTCGACGACCCGAGCATGGGATATAGCGATGAGCCTTTGCTTGCAGAGCCTGCAACTGGCAGCCATTACATAGTCATAACATCACCCAGGCATGAGGATGCCTTTCATAGCGCTCCTGTCAACCAGATATCTAACGGGCTCCTTGCGATGCAGGAGCAGATGAAGACGCTTTACCAGGGGAAAGGAATATCTTATGTTGCAGCATATTCCAATTACAGGCCAGGAAAGGGGAGGGCTTCACATCCACAGATCGAACTTCTAAGCATAAACAGGATACCTCCGACCATAGAAAGGGAGCTTGAAGCGACGGATGAAGTATACAACGAACTCTCTCTTTGCCCGATGTGCAGAATAGTCAACGTCGAAACCGGAGGCCCCAGGCAGATACTCAGCACTGACAGCTATGTTGCGTTTGTTCCCTGGGCACCGATTCATGATATGGAGTTCTGGATAGTCCCCAGAAAGCATCAGAGAAGCTTCCTCAAGATGACCCAGAACCAGCTGAAGGAGCTTGCACTGATGATGAGGTGTACCATCGGGGGGCTTGTCAAGCTGAAGAGCAATGGTCTTAACTACAGCGTATCTTTTCACACAGCTCCAGAAAGAAAACAGCAATCTCAGTATCACTGGCACATCGAAGTCCATCCTTCAGACAGGCCTCTTGGTGCCCTCGAGGCAGGGTTCGGTGTTTATGTTATGGATAAGCCCCCTGAGGCTGCCGCTGAGAAGCTAGGAAGAAGTTCAAGAAGGGAGATGGCAGAGCTGCTGGGGGTCAAGTAA
- a CDS encoding OB-fold domain-containing protein, protein MNPISYERLKDRYSELIGGRCQDCGKEYFPPPARCRACGSERIVDAPMPRKGKLLSYTLLNVTSKEFMGMEPMVIGMVELENGVKVLSQIEVKRPEELRAGMTVTMDKMQLKGSFEVFRFSVDS, encoded by the coding sequence ATGAACCCCATTTCATACGAGAGGCTCAAAGACAGGTACTCAGAGCTTATAGGAGGCAGATGTCAGGACTGTGGTAAGGAGTATTTTCCCCCTCCTGCAAGATGCAGAGCCTGCGGAAGCGAAAGAATAGTTGATGCACCCATGCCACGCAAGGGAAAGCTGCTCAGCTATACTTTGCTGAACGTTACATCAAAGGAGTTCATGGGTATGGAGCCGATGGTGATAGGCATGGTTGAGCTGGAGAATGGAGTGAAGGTTCTGAGCCAGATAGAGGTAAAGAGACCTGAAGAGCTTAGGGCTGGTATGACTGTAACGATGGATAAGATGCAGCTCAAAGGTTCTTTTGAAGTTTTCAGATTTTCTGTTGATAGCTAG